One window from the genome of Gopherus evgoodei ecotype Sinaloan lineage chromosome 2, rGopEvg1_v1.p, whole genome shotgun sequence encodes:
- the LOC115647192 gene encoding cysteine and histidine-rich protein 1-A isoform X1, whose translation MESQCTNGHLMCAGCFIHLLADARLKEEQATCPNCRCEISKSLCCRNLAVEKAVSELPSECGFCMRQFPRSLLERHQKEECQDRVTQCRYKRIGCPWQGPYHELTGHEAECTHPTKTGNELMEILDEMDQTHKKEMQLYNSIFSLLSFEKIGYTEVQFRPYRTDDFITRLYYETPRFTVLNQTWVLKARVNDSERNPNLSCKRTLSFQLILKSKISSPMECSFLLLKGPYDDVKINPVIYHFIFTSENNETEYVPLPIIDSVECNKLLAAKNINLRLFIFQIQK comes from the exons TGTACTAATGGTCACTTGATGTGCGCTGGCTGTTTTATCCACCTACTAGCAGATGCCCGGCTGAAGGAGGAACAGGCTACGTGCCCCAATTGCCGTTGTGAGATCAGTAAGAGCCTATGCTGTCGAAACCTGGCTGTGGAAAAAGCAGTGAGTGAGCTGCCATCAGAATGTGGCTTCTGCATGCGGCAATTTCCTCGCTCCCTTCTGGAGAGACACCAGAAAGAGGAGTGCCAGGACAG GGTGACTCAGTGCAGGTACAAGCGGATTGGGTGCCCATGGCAGGGTCCATACCATGAGCTGACAGGTCATGAGGCGGAGTGCACTCACCCCACAAAGACTGGGAATGAACTGATGGAGATTCTGGATGAAATGGACCAAACCCATAAAAAAGAAATGCAGCTGTATAACAGCATCTTCAGCCTGCTCAGCTTTGAGAAGATTGGCTATACAG AAGTTCAGTTCCGTCCCTATCGAACTGATGACTTCATCACTCGCCTGTACTACGAGACGCCCAGGTTCACCGTGCTCAACCAGACCTGGGTGTTAAAGGCCCGCGTCAACGACTCTGAACGCAACCCCAATCTGTCCTGCAAGCGCACCCTCTCCTTCCAGCTCATTCTGAAAAGCAAGATCAGTTCCCCCATGGAATGTTCCTTCCTGCTCCTGAAGGGACCCTACGACGACGTGAAAATCAACCCCGTGATCTATCACTTCATCTTCACCAGCGAGAACAATGAGACGGAGTACGTGCCGCTCCCCATCATCGACTCTGTGGAATGTAACAAACTGCTGGCTGCCAAGAACATCAACCTGCGGCTTTTTATATTCCAGATACAGAAATAG
- the LOC115647192 gene encoding cysteine and histidine-rich protein 1-A isoform X2, protein MCAGCFIHLLADARLKEEQATCPNCRCEISKSLCCRNLAVEKAVSELPSECGFCMRQFPRSLLERHQKEECQDRVTQCRYKRIGCPWQGPYHELTGHEAECTHPTKTGNELMEILDEMDQTHKKEMQLYNSIFSLLSFEKIGYTEVQFRPYRTDDFITRLYYETPRFTVLNQTWVLKARVNDSERNPNLSCKRTLSFQLILKSKISSPMECSFLLLKGPYDDVKINPVIYHFIFTSENNETEYVPLPIIDSVECNKLLAAKNINLRLFIFQIQK, encoded by the exons ATGTGCGCTGGCTGTTTTATCCACCTACTAGCAGATGCCCGGCTGAAGGAGGAACAGGCTACGTGCCCCAATTGCCGTTGTGAGATCAGTAAGAGCCTATGCTGTCGAAACCTGGCTGTGGAAAAAGCAGTGAGTGAGCTGCCATCAGAATGTGGCTTCTGCATGCGGCAATTTCCTCGCTCCCTTCTGGAGAGACACCAGAAAGAGGAGTGCCAGGACAG GGTGACTCAGTGCAGGTACAAGCGGATTGGGTGCCCATGGCAGGGTCCATACCATGAGCTGACAGGTCATGAGGCGGAGTGCACTCACCCCACAAAGACTGGGAATGAACTGATGGAGATTCTGGATGAAATGGACCAAACCCATAAAAAAGAAATGCAGCTGTATAACAGCATCTTCAGCCTGCTCAGCTTTGAGAAGATTGGCTATACAG AAGTTCAGTTCCGTCCCTATCGAACTGATGACTTCATCACTCGCCTGTACTACGAGACGCCCAGGTTCACCGTGCTCAACCAGACCTGGGTGTTAAAGGCCCGCGTCAACGACTCTGAACGCAACCCCAATCTGTCCTGCAAGCGCACCCTCTCCTTCCAGCTCATTCTGAAAAGCAAGATCAGTTCCCCCATGGAATGTTCCTTCCTGCTCCTGAAGGGACCCTACGACGACGTGAAAATCAACCCCGTGATCTATCACTTCATCTTCACCAGCGAGAACAATGAGACGGAGTACGTGCCGCTCCCCATCATCGACTCTGTGGAATGTAACAAACTGCTGGCTGCCAAGAACATCAACCTGCGGCTTTTTATATTCCAGATACAGAAATAG